Below is a window of Onychostoma macrolepis isolate SWU-2019 chromosome 06, ASM1243209v1, whole genome shotgun sequence DNA.
GAAGGTTAAACACTAAATTGTCCATGTTAACAAATATATCACTGTCTGTTTTCATGATGTACTGGGCGTTAGGGCAGAACAAGGACACCCATCGCATGCCCATGAGAGTCTTCAGGGTCAAATTGTGGTAGGAATCCACAAAGTCCTCGACTAGGATGTCATGGAAGATCTGGCTCTCTTGTTCCACCATCTGGTTGAGGACAGGCTCAGTGCTGTACCCAAGAAGGAACAGTGTCAAAATGCGAATGTCGCCGAACGTGTTCTCATCTCCCCACGTCTCCCGGATCGCCTGGCGGGCGTCAAACTCCTTGTGGTTGGTGCTTATGAGGAGAACAAGGAAGGGCGTTGTGCTTTCACATTTGTTGGGCTCGTTGATGAGGAACTTGAAATTGTGCGGGTTTAGAGCACGCGTTCGGATATTGCTGAACGTGTCATTCTTCGAGAGCCTCGGCAGCGGTTTGCGAGGGGTGAAGGTCATCTGACCCACGTAGGTGGTTGAGGGCCGAGAGCCACTGAGATACCACAGCGCACTGGCCCAGCAGACCACAGTCAGCAAATACAGGCATGACACCTTTGATGGCATCTCGTCAGTGGCTGGATCACCTGTCAATCACACGCGCTCAGCCCACGGGGCCAATCACGTGTAGTTATTTGAAAAGCATCGTTCAGCTGAGCACAAACCATCCATCTCTTGATGTCAGTGCTGGTTTAGTTTAGTTCAGAAGCATTCTTTCTAGAAACACAGACAATACTTAATATTTTCCCTAACGACCAATTGCCACCAATCatcttttgttatttaaaaggtTATCAATAATCTTTCATCTACTCATATTCACATtctagatcagtggttctcaaccgggGCTGAGAGCCACAAGGGCCCTCAGAAAACTTCAAAGGGGGCCACAGGATGACTTAAAA
It encodes the following:
- the b3galt1a gene encoding beta-1,3-galactosyltransferase 1, translated to MPSKVSCLYLLTVVCWASALWYLSGSRPSTTYVGQMTFTPRKPLPRLSKNDTFSNIRTRALNPHNFKFLINEPNKCESTTPFLVLLISTNHKEFDARQAIRETWGDENTFGDIRILTLFLLGYSTEPVLNQMVEQESQIFHDILVEDFVDSYHNLTLKTLMGMRWVSLFCPNAQYIMKTDSDIFVNMDNLVFNLLRPNSKPRRRFFTGHVINGGPIRDVHSKWFMPRELYPDSRYPPFCSGTGYIFSGDVAELVYKTSLHTRLLHLEDVYVGLCLRKLGIQPFQNSGFNHWKMTYSLCRYRKVLTVHQISPEEILRIWNDMSNKKHLKC